TCCttgaaatgttcttaaatccttgaaatgtcttgaaacctgagaaaagtcctaaaatcccagaaacgtcctaaaatcccaccGTGTTCCTTTCGGTCTGTTTCTACATTcggtttctgtttctgtttctgaagACGCAGAGAGCGACACGCGAAGACCATCGACATCGCACAAGAGGAGGTCCTGACCTGTCTGGGTATCCACCTGTACGAGCGGCTGCACAGGATCTGGCAGAAGCTGCGAGCGGAGGAGCAGACCTGGCAGATATTGTTCCATTTGGGAGTCGATGCATTACGCAAAAGTTTCGAGGTACGCGGCCTCTGAGCCGGCGCGTGTACGACATAATATGATAAAAGCATCGATGGCTGTGTGATAATTGATTTCTTGCCGTGCCCCTCAGATGGCGGTGGAGAAGATGCAGGGGATCAGTCGGCTGGAGCAGTTTGTGGAGGAGCTGTCGGAGGAGGAGAGGGCCAAAGAGCTGaagcaggagaaaaagaggcaaaagaggaaaaatcGTCGCAAAAACAAGTGCGGCTTTGACGCGTGTGAGCAGGAGGGAGAGGACAAGGAGAAGAGTCTGGACGAGGTAGTCCTCTGCAGACAGCGACACAGTCTTGTCTTCGTGTGCAGCTACACTTTCTGTTCGCCTAAATTTATTTGAGTCCGTTTGCTGCTGCAGGGTCCTCTGGAGTCCTGTCAGGTGTGCGGTAGCCATGACGACGAGGAGGAGGCCGGATGTGATCAGAGCGTCGCCGGCAACGGAAGCACTTCCTGTAGCTGCCCAGACAACAACAAGCAgggtacacacgcacacaggccGTCAGCAGGCGGGTTTCCAGCACAGATTTCTGcaaaacttaaccctttgaaatctgagcaaactgccttcattttgaaacaaaaaaaacatggtatgGAGACAAGCACCTTTAcaagaaatggctaaaaaaatatcaagaatgtttaaaaagttacaagaaaatt
The Plectropomus leopardus isolate mb unplaced genomic scaffold, YSFRI_Pleo_2.0 unplaced_scaffold22710, whole genome shotgun sequence genome window above contains:
- the LOC121966006 gene encoding gametogenetin-binding protein 2-like, producing the protein RRERHAKTIDIAQEEVLTCLGIHLYERLHRIWQKLRAEEQTWQILFHLGVDALRKSFEMAVEKMQGISRLEQFVEELSEEERAKELKQEKKRQKRKNRRKNKCGFDACEQEGEDKEKSLDEGPLESCQVCGSHDDEEEAGCDQSVAGNGSTSCSCPDNNKQDLSPHSTSSDCGYSSSMDGSETGSREGSDIFCSEGLCNHDDAGDDSNAHLCSEDKEEDGVDSCVDCWPHSVQNTQCKSKKKKRKGKGLCSDQVRG